From the Saimiri boliviensis isolate mSaiBol1 chromosome X, mSaiBol1.pri, whole genome shotgun sequence genome, one window contains:
- the LOC120360119 gene encoding spindlin-2, which produces MKTPNTQEAEGQQTRAAAGRATGSGNMTKKKVSQKKQRGRPSSQPRRNIVGCRISHGWKEGDEPITQWKGTVLDQVPINPSLYLVKYDGIDCVYGLELHRDERVLSLKILPDRVASSQVSDANLANTIIGKAVEHMFEGEHGSKDEWRGMVLAQAPIMKAWFYITYEKDPVLYMYQLLDDYKEGDLRIMPESSESLPTEREPGGVVDGLIGKHVEYTKEDGSKRIGMVIHQVEAKPSVYFIKFDDDFHIYVYDLVKKS; this is translated from the coding sequence ATGAAGACTCCCAACACACAGGAAGCCGAAGGGCAACAAACCAGGGCAGCTGCAGGACGGGCCACCGGGTCTGGaaacatgacaaagaaaaaagtctcCCAAAAGAAGCAGAGAGGCAGACCTTCATCCCAGCCCCGCAGGAACATCGTGGGCTGCAGAATTTCTCAcggatggaaggaaggagatgAGCCCATCACCCAGTGGAAAGGAACCGTTCTGGATCAGGTGCCTATAAATCCCTCTCTTTATCTGGTGAAATATGATGGAATTGACTGTGTCTATGGACTGGAACTTCACAGAGATGAAAGGGTTTTGTCTCTTAAAATTCTTCCCGACAGGGTGGCATCATCTCAAGTTAGTGATGCCAACCTTGCAAATACCATAATTGGCAAAGCAGTGGAACACATGTTTGAGGGAGAGCATGGTTCTAAGGATGAATGGAGGGGGATGGTCTTAGCACAAGCACCTATCATGAAAGCCTGGTTTTATATTACCTATGAGAAAGATCCTGTCTTGTACATGTACCAGCTTCTAGATGATTATAAAGAAGGTGATCTCCGTATTATGCCAGAATCCAGTGAGTCTCTTCCAACAGAGAGGGAGCCAGGAGGAGTTGTAGATGGCTTGATAGGTAAGCATGTGGAATATACCAAAGAAGATGGCTCCAAAAGGATCGGCATGGTCATTCACCAAGTGGAAGCCAAGCCCTCTGTGTATTTCATCAAGTTTGATGATGATTTTCATATCTATGTCTATGATTTGGTGAAAAAGTCCTAA